From the Phyllostomus discolor isolate MPI-MPIP mPhyDis1 chromosome 7, mPhyDis1.pri.v3, whole genome shotgun sequence genome, one window contains:
- the TMEM158 gene encoding transmembrane protein 158 — protein sequence MLPLLAALLAAACPLPPARGGVADAPGLIGAPPNASVNASSAGEPATPRLLSSAAAGAPERPGPEEAATPCNISVQRQMLSSLLVRWGRPRGFQCDLLLFSTNAHGRAFFAAAFHRVGPPLLIEHLGLAAGGAQQDLRLCVGCGWVRGRPPGRLRPAAAGAPTALPAYPAAEPAGPLWLQGEPLHFCCLDFSLEELQGEPGWRLNRKPIESTLVACFMTLVIVVWSVAALIWPVPIIAGFLPNGMEQRRTTASAASAAPAAVPAGTTAAAAAAAAAAAAAAAVTSGAATK from the coding sequence ATGCTGCCCCTGCTCGCCGCGCTGTTGGCCGCCGCCTGCCCGCTGCCGCCCGCCCGCGGCGGGGTCGCGGACGCGCCGGGCCTTATCGGGGCGCCCCCCAACGCCTCCGTCAACGCGTCGTCCGCGGGCGAGCCCGCCACCCCGCGGCTGCTGTCCTCCGCGGCTGCCGGGGCCCCCGAGCGCCCGGGCCCGGAGGAGGCGGCGACGCCGTGCAACATCAGCGTGCAGCGGCAGATGCTGAGCTCGCTGCTCGTGCGCTGGGGCCGCCCGCGGGGCTTCCAGTGCGACCTGCTGCTCTTCTCCACCAACGCGCACGGCCGCGCCTTCTTCGCCGCCGCCTTCCACCGCGTCGGGCCGCCGCTGCTCATCGAGCACCTGGGGCTGGCGGCCGGCGGCGCGCAGCAGGACCTGCGCCTCTGCGTGGGCTGCGGCTGGGTGCGCGGGCGTCCACCCGGCCGCCTCCGGCCCGCCGCCGCCGGGGCGCCCACCGCGCTGCCCGCTTACCCTGCGGCCGAGCCCGCGGGGCCGCTGTGGCTGCAGGGCGAGCCGCTGCACTTCTGCTGCCTGGACTTCAGCCTCGAGGAGCTGCAGGGGGAGCCGGGCTGGAGGCTGAACCGCAAGCCCATCGAGTCCACGCTGGTGGCCTGCTTCATGACCCTGGTCATCGTCGTGTGGAGCGTGGCCGCCCTCATCTGGCCGGTGCCCATCATCGCCGGCTTCCTGCCCAACGGCATGGAGCAGCGCCGAACCACAGCCAGCGCCGCCagcgccgcccccgccgccgtgCCCGCAGGgaccaccgccgccgccgccgctgctgccgccgccgccgctgccgccgccgccgtgACCTCGGGGGCCGCGACCAAGTGa